A stretch of the Candidatus Omnitrophota bacterium genome encodes the following:
- the aroA gene encoding 3-phosphoshikimate 1-carboxyvinyltransferase has translation MIKIERVVSAKGAIVVPGDKSISHRAVMMASIARGASRLNNVLLGQDCMSTIDAFRQMGVPITIEGNTVYIEGRGLRGLSCPAGELYLGNSGTTMRLLPGILAGQRFETILTGDPSLSRRPMKRVIKPLTLMGVDIKGAAGGDYAPLTIKGRDALKSINYCTEVASAQVKSAIMFAALYAEGRTTITEPFASRDHTERMFEFFGIDVEKEGLSVSVRGARDKELSPRDIDIPGDISSAAFFIALGALSEGACIRIDNCGLNPTRIGMINVLKAMGADLEIIHGPNGFEPRGSVIIHYSQLNRVHINKHDLPLMIDEIPLIALCATQAKGESVIEDVSELRVKETDRVQAVITILKSFGADLKMAGDNLVIKGPTVLKGASVQSYNDHRMAMMAVIAGAISRGESYVSHADCISVSFPGFMQALSGLAK, from the coding sequence ATGATTAAGATTGAAAGAGTTGTTTCCGCCAAGGGCGCTATTGTTGTTCCGGGGGACAAATCCATATCCCATAGGGCTGTTATGATGGCATCTATTGCCCGGGGCGCCAGCAGGCTCAATAATGTATTATTGGGCCAGGACTGCATGTCAACGATTGATGCCTTCAGGCAGATGGGTGTTCCCATTACCATAGAAGGCAACACCGTATATATTGAAGGCAGGGGGTTGAGGGGGTTGTCTTGTCCTGCCGGTGAATTGTATCTGGGTAATTCCGGCACTACCATGAGGTTGTTGCCGGGTATTTTAGCGGGCCAGAGGTTTGAAACTATTTTGACAGGAGATCCCTCTTTGTCGCGAAGGCCGATGAAGAGGGTAATCAAACCTTTAACGCTGATGGGCGTTGATATCAAAGGCGCCGCCGGCGGGGATTATGCCCCCCTAACGATAAAAGGCCGCGATGCTCTAAAATCTATTAATTACTGCACCGAAGTAGCCAGCGCCCAGGTCAAGTCCGCCATAATGTTCGCCGCCCTATATGCTGAAGGCAGGACGACTATCACAGAGCCTTTCGCGTCAAGAGACCATACGGAGAGAATGTTTGAGTTTTTCGGTATTGATGTGGAAAAAGAAGGCCTTTCCGTTTCCGTAAGAGGCGCGCGGGATAAAGAACTTAGCCCGCGTGATATTGATATTCCGGGCGATATATCCTCGGCGGCATTTTTCATTGCGTTAGGGGCCTTGTCCGAAGGAGCTTGTATAAGGATAGATAATTGCGGGCTCAATCCTACCCGTATTGGCATGATAAATGTTTTGAAGGCCATGGGAGCTGATTTGGAGATTATCCATGGCCCGAACGGCTTTGAGCCTCGCGGCAGTGTTATTATACATTATTCACAGCTTAATCGCGTTCATATAAATAAACACGACTTACCCTTAATGATAGATGAGATACCGCTTATTGCCTTGTGCGCGACACAGGCAAAAGGCGAAAGCGTTATAGAGGATGTATCCGAATTGCGGGTAAAGGAGACGGACAGGGTGCAAGCTGTTATTACAATTCTGAAAAGTTTTGGGGCTGACCTGAAAATGGCCGGCGATAATCTGGTAATAAAAGGCCCCACAGTTCTTAAAGGCGCTTCTGTCCAAAGTTATAATGATCATCGTATGGCCATGATGGCTGTTATTGCCGGCGCAATATCGCGAGGCGAAAGCTATGTTTCGCATGCAGACTGTATTAGCGTTTCTTTTCCCGGCTTTATGCAGGCCCTGTCAGGCCTGGCCAAGTAG
- the rodA gene encoding rod shape-determining protein RodA, translated as MDNIFKKADSFLLIIGVILFIAFLALYSASYGPEGAAVRDYSTQQLMWMGIAVIALLLCVKFGYERCIDFGYIIFAANLLMLVSVFVLGDVRYGARRWIGLGVFSLQPSEFCKISFLLALTKYVSDNNENITDPKTILGAVILCLLPMGLIMKQPDLGTALIFLPVFFTILLVAGVRIKHLMMIVFLAAAGSPVLWSMLKLYQKKRLLVFMNPNIDPLGAGYTIIQSRIAVGSGGLFGKGWLSGTQNQLNFLPERHTDFIFSVIGEEWGFLGAAILLSLFLFLISRFLSIADAANDIRAKTLLSGIAVLIWMQVFINIAMTIGLMPVVGLPLPFISYGGSNLLTTMIMVGLAVSINMKHKMF; from the coding sequence ATGGATAATATTTTTAAAAAAGCGGACAGTTTCTTGTTAATAATAGGCGTGATACTTTTTATCGCTTTCCTGGCATTGTATAGCGCCTCATATGGACCCGAAGGCGCCGCGGTCAGGGATTATTCAACACAGCAGTTGATGTGGATGGGGATTGCCGTTATTGCCTTGTTATTATGCGTGAAGTTTGGTTACGAGCGCTGTATTGACTTTGGTTATATTATTTTTGCCGCCAACCTTTTAATGCTTGTGTCTGTTTTTGTTCTTGGAGACGTTCGTTACGGAGCCAGGAGATGGATAGGGCTGGGCGTATTCAGCCTTCAGCCTTCCGAATTTTGCAAGATAAGTTTTTTGCTTGCCCTGACCAAATACGTTTCGGACAATAATGAAAACATTACAGACCCTAAGACAATATTGGGCGCTGTGATTCTTTGCCTGCTTCCTATGGGGTTGATAATGAAACAGCCTGACCTGGGAACCGCGCTTATCTTTTTGCCCGTATTTTTTACCATCCTGCTGGTAGCCGGAGTGAGAATAAAACACCTTATGATGATTGTATTCCTGGCAGCCGCAGGTTCGCCCGTCTTGTGGAGTATGCTTAAGCTTTATCAAAAAAAGCGTCTGCTTGTATTCATGAACCCGAACATTGATCCTCTCGGGGCCGGTTATACTATTATACAATCACGCATAGCCGTTGGTTCAGGAGGCTTGTTCGGTAAGGGGTGGCTGTCAGGCACCCAGAACCAGTTGAATTTTCTTCCTGAAAGGCACACGGATTTTATATTTTCAGTTATAGGCGAAGAATGGGGTTTTTTAGGGGCCGCGATCTTATTAAGCCTTTTTTTGTTTTTAATAAGCAGGTTTCTTTCTATTGCCGATGCCGCTAACGATATCAGGGCTAAAACGCTTTTATCGGGCATCGCTGTCCTGATATGGATGCAGGTATTTATTAATATAGCAATGACCATAGGGCTTATGCCCGTTGTGGGCCTGCCTCTGCCTTTTATCAGCTACGGCGGCTCAAATCTGCTTACGACCATGATTATGGTTGGCCTGGCAGTAAGTATTAATATGAAGCATAAGATGTTTTAA
- the lspA gene encoding signal peptidase II: MWFFFVVFIVVFSDRITKALVFSSLTAGTSYPVIDNILHISPIYNKGMAFGLFPNWGSSFFAVISCLILLFIAYFLIFKKPKSFLLISGMCFVFSGALSNLIDRLAYGRVLDFIDFRLWPVFNIADSAITLGVSLISLYLFKQSRLKRV, from the coding sequence GTGTGGTTTTTTTTTGTGGTATTTATCGTGGTGTTTTCAGACAGGATTACCAAGGCTTTGGTTTTTTCAAGCCTGACTGCCGGGACATCGTATCCTGTCATTGACAATATATTGCATATCAGCCCTATCTATAATAAAGGAATGGCGTTCGGGCTTTTTCCGAATTGGGGTAGTTCCTTTTTTGCTGTTATATCATGCCTTATTCTTTTATTTATCGCATATTTTCTAATTTTTAAAAAGCCCAAGTCGTTTTTGCTGATCTCCGGAATGTGTTTTGTGTTTTCCGGCGCTCTTAGTAATCTTATTGACCGTCTGGCTTACGGCCGCGTATTAGACTTCATAGATTTCAGATTATGGCCTGTTTTTAATATAGCGGATTCGGCAATTACACTGGGTGTATCATTGATATCGCTGTATCTTTTTAAGCAAAGCCGCCTTAAACGCGTGTGA
- a CDS encoding RluA family pseudouridine synthase: MNNQSLKTEPSDSGKRLDVCLFEKLNKSCSRSGLKRLILRGAVTISGLAKKPNYRIRPGDIIDIVFPVDESTRVRAENIPLEIIYEDCDILVLNKPAGMVVHPAAGNNDGTLVNALAFHTKGLLAHIGTSPRPGIVHRLDKDVSGLLVAAKTDTAHRLLTGAFKNRTVDKTYIAFVEGNVAPDTGRVELPIGRSLRDRKKMAVKFTHSKNALTNFQVLKRYIGYTKLRIQISTGRTHQIRVHMSHIGHPIIGDKKYGGRQFGRIALYAAGLKFRHPVSDKELSFCLKMPPEMSVFDK; the protein is encoded by the coding sequence ATGAACAATCAATCACTTAAGACAGAGCCCAGTGACAGCGGCAAGAGGCTTGACGTTTGTCTTTTTGAAAAATTAAACAAGTCATGCTCCAGGAGCGGCCTTAAAAGGCTCATACTGCGGGGGGCTGTTACTATTTCGGGCCTTGCCAAAAAGCCTAATTACCGGATCAGGCCCGGAGACATTATAGATATTGTTTTCCCTGTTGACGAATCCACGCGCGTTCGCGCGGAAAACATACCGCTTGAAATCATTTATGAAGACTGTGATATTCTCGTGCTGAATAAACCTGCCGGCATGGTTGTCCATCCCGCGGCAGGCAATAATGACGGCACTCTCGTTAACGCGTTAGCTTTTCATACCAAGGGCCTGCTTGCCCATATCGGGACCAGCCCCAGGCCGGGTATCGTGCACAGGCTGGACAAGGACGTGTCGGGCCTGCTCGTCGCGGCAAAGACCGATACCGCGCACCGCCTATTGACAGGCGCTTTTAAAAACAGAACGGTAGATAAGACATACATCGCTTTTGTTGAAGGAAATGTCGCCCCGGATACGGGCCGCGTAGAATTGCCTATCGGCAGGTCTTTGAGAGACAGGAAAAAGATGGCGGTTAAATTTACCCATTCCAAAAACGCCTTGACAAATTTTCAGGTCTTAAAAAGATATATAGGCTATACTAAACTGCGCATACAAATATCCACAGGCAGGACGCATCAGATAAGGGTCCATATGTCGCATATAGGCCATCCGATTATCGGCGATAAAAAATACGGCGGAAGGCAATTTGGCAGGATAGCGCTTTATGCCGCCGGCCTTAAATTCAGGCATCCGGTTTCCGATAAAGAGCTTTCCTTTTGTTTAAAAATGCCGCCTGAAATGTCCGTGTTTGATAAATAG
- a CDS encoding TraR/DksA family transcriptional regulator, which yields MEKLEKSKLKKILLQMREGIIAKVRNIEKENLNRLQKDAAGDLSGYGIHMADVASDNFERELSLGLAANERELLYNIDDALKRLNERDFGQCQACGKPIGIKRLSAVPYAVMCVACQEHAEKNKGQA from the coding sequence ATGGAGAAATTAGAAAAATCAAAACTTAAAAAGATCCTTCTGCAGATGAGAGAAGGCATCATTGCCAAGGTTAGGAATATAGAAAAAGAGAACCTGAACCGCCTGCAAAAAGACGCTGCCGGAGACCTGTCGGGTTATGGCATACATATGGCGGATGTGGCAAGTGATAATTTTGAGCGTGAGCTTTCGCTCGGCCTGGCTGCCAATGAGCGTGAACTGCTTTACAATATTGACGACGCGTTAAAGAGGTTAAATGAAAGGGATTTCGGGCAATGCCAGGCCTGCGGCAAGCCGATAGGCATTAAACGATTAAGCGCCGTTCCCTATGCCGTAATGTGCGTGGCATGCCAGGAACACGCTGAAAAGAACAAGGGTCAGGCCTGA
- a CDS encoding TIGR03960 family B12-binding radical SAM protein, protein MANINEVRIPEELLLSVRKPARYIGCEINSITKDWDKARVRFCLCFPDLYEIGMSNLGIKILYHILNRQESILCERCFTPWIDMEKVLRDNSIPLFSLENKMPLKYFDILGFSFSYELSYTNMLTMLDLSGIPFLSAQRKNGAYPLIIAGGSCVVNPEPLSEFVDIFVIGDGEDAAVEIANAYDKYNSDKSLILRHLSQIEGVYVPAVRSPAAKVVKRVTRTLEKADFPTKPIVAYIEPVHDRITVEIMRGCPNNCYFCQARSVYGPVRLRDKGQIRDLAKESYRNTGLDEVSLLSLSSASYPGIEGLITELTSMFLPLGVGISLPSLRIEESTLNIPSLVSAVKKSGLTFAPEAATDRMLKKINKNIEKEKLFAVLKQAFSRGWRRVKLYFMIGLPDETDEDVRGIIDFARAIDSLRREVSPRPVDIVVSVSSFIPKPHTFFQRQAMADPSELLRKQAMLLSASKKTKCLKLKFSDVNTSVLEAVFSRGDKGLGRIIRSAWEQGARFDAWSETFNPAIWDKAFEICGIDKKRYLGRKDNDEALPWSHIVTGH, encoded by the coding sequence ATGGCAAACATAAATGAGGTCCGGATTCCGGAAGAATTATTGCTAAGCGTCAGAAAGCCTGCCCGTTATATAGGTTGTGAAATTAATTCCATAACAAAGGATTGGGATAAGGCAAGGGTGAGGTTCTGCCTGTGTTTTCCTGACTTGTATGAAATAGGGATGAGTAATCTCGGTATAAAGATCCTTTATCATATTCTAAACAGGCAAGAGAGTATATTGTGCGAACGTTGTTTTACTCCCTGGATTGACATGGAAAAAGTCTTGAGGGATAACAGTATCCCGTTATTCTCGCTGGAGAATAAAATGCCTCTGAAGTATTTTGACATCCTGGGTTTTTCTTTTTCATATGAATTATCTTACACTAATATGCTTACCATGCTTGATCTGTCCGGCATACCTTTTTTATCCGCTCAAAGAAAAAACGGCGCTTACCCGCTTATAATTGCGGGGGGCTCTTGTGTCGTAAATCCCGAACCTCTGTCTGAATTCGTGGATATTTTTGTTATCGGAGACGGTGAAGACGCCGCGGTTGAAATAGCGAATGCTTATGATAAATATAATTCCGATAAGAGCCTTATACTGCGCCATTTGTCACAAATAGAAGGCGTATATGTTCCGGCTGTCCGTTCACCCGCAGCCAAGGTGGTAAAGAGAGTCACGCGAACATTGGAAAAAGCGGATTTTCCTACAAAACCAATAGTCGCTTACATAGAACCTGTTCACGACAGGATAACGGTTGAGATTATGAGAGGATGCCCCAATAATTGTTATTTCTGCCAGGCGAGGTCGGTTTATGGGCCCGTGAGGCTCCGTGACAAGGGCCAGATACGCGACCTTGCCAAAGAGTCGTACAGGAATACAGGTCTTGACGAAGTCTCGCTTTTATCACTTTCAAGCGCGAGCTATCCGGGTATTGAAGGCCTTATAACCGAACTTACAAGCATGTTTTTGCCGTTGGGCGTGGGCATCTCTTTGCCATCCCTTAGGATAGAGGAATCCACGTTAAATATACCGTCTCTTGTTAGCGCCGTAAAAAAAAGCGGGCTTACTTTCGCGCCGGAAGCGGCTACCGACAGGATGCTTAAAAAGATAAATAAGAATATAGAAAAAGAAAAGCTCTTTGCCGTTTTGAAGCAGGCATTTTCCAGAGGCTGGCGCAGAGTCAAGCTCTATTTCATGATCGGCCTTCCTGATGAGACGGATGAAGACGTGCGGGGCATCATTGATTTTGCAAGGGCAATTGATTCTCTAAGAAGGGAAGTCTCGCCAAGGCCTGTTGATATCGTGGTAAGCGTTTCATCGTTTATACCGAAACCCCATACCTTTTTCCAGAGGCAGGCGATGGCCGATCCGTCTGAATTATTGAGAAAGCAGGCCATGCTTCTGTCCGCTTCCAAAAAGACAAAGTGCCTTAAGCTTAAATTTTCCGATGTTAATACCAGCGTTTTAGAAGCGGTATTTTCAAGGGGTGATAAGGGCCTTGGGCGGATTATCCGGTCTGCCTGGGAACAGGGGGCACGGTTTGACGCGTGGTCTGAAACCTTTAATCCCGCTATATGGGATAAGGCATTTGAGATATGCGGCATTGATAAGAAACGCTATCTTGGGCGAAAAGATAATGATGAAGCACTGCCGTGGTCTCACATTGTAACCGGGCACTGA
- the mreC gene encoding rod shape-determining protein MreC yields MKIKTPLIFLIIGLYLTVIYLSPPLYTDRPKFLFLKISSLPLNLTRSLIKEARFIVKSRDIIRENASLYDAVSKLTSRLSFYRDTEAENARLRSMLEFKQKTGFKLVPAAVTAADSSNLSRTIVIDKGASSGVKRDTVVISQAGLAGRVIDSSSNMSRVSLIVDPVFRAGCIISRSRQIGIIYGGHSGMCIMRYIPLDADIKEGDEVLTSGFSDVYPKGLMIGTVLKVVREPRGLSLSAVVKPATDFNRLEEVLCIE; encoded by the coding sequence GTGAAAATAAAAACACCCCTAATCTTTTTGATTATCGGTTTATACTTGACGGTAATCTATTTATCCCCGCCCTTATACACGGACAGGCCTAAATTTCTATTTCTGAAAATTTCAAGCCTGCCCCTTAATCTTACCAGAAGCCTCATTAAAGAGGCCAGGTTTATCGTTAAATCCCGCGATATTATCAGAGAGAATGCTTCGCTTTATGATGCCGTCTCCAAGCTGACATCCCGGTTGAGTTTTTACAGGGATACAGAGGCTGAAAACGCGCGGCTTAGGTCCATGCTGGAGTTTAAGCAGAAAACCGGATTTAAACTTGTCCCCGCCGCAGTAACCGCCGCCGATTCTTCCAACCTTTCCAGGACGATAGTTATAGACAAGGGCGCGTCCAGCGGTGTTAAGAGGGACACGGTGGTGATATCACAGGCCGGTTTGGCCGGCCGGGTCATAGACAGTTCTTCTAATATGAGCAGGGTAAGCCTTATAGTTGACCCTGTTTTTCGCGCCGGTTGTATTATATCAAGGTCCCGGCAGATAGGTATTATTTACGGCGGGCATTCGGGCATGTGCATAATGCGGTATATACCGCTTGACGCTGATATAAAAGAAGGGGATGAAGTCCTGACATCAGGCTTCAGTGATGTCTATCCCAAGGGCCTTATGATAGGCACGGTATTGAAGGTGGTTAGAGAGCCCAGGGGTTTAAGCCTTTCGGCTGTTGTAAAACCGGCAACGGATTTTAACAGGCTTGAAGAGGTCCTATGCATAGAATAG
- the mrdA gene encoding penicillin-binding protein 2: MLNNRIRLIKIFVFLSFASLLAALFYFQIIRYSHFKSLSLKNSVRTIPLKASRGSICDRKGLILAKDDISFNLVLIPQEIPNLDNVIGRLAVITGKPAPELKARYKKNYKLPFVPSDIITDIPPERAFAIEERLIDVPGAFIWAVPKRWYPNGKIGSHVIGYIGKIGDTEFKRLKDYGYTTRDLVGKSGVEQYYDAYLKGDDGGMQIEVDSRSREVSRIGFKEPIKGKDIVLSLDLGLQRFMNSVFEEKKGACIVMEAKTGAILGLVSSPEFDPNIFVSGKSHDRVRVLNDKGHPLLNRAITGSYPPGSTFKIIVAAAGIVTGAVKEKTSFFCDGIFELGNTSFRCWKEAGHGYQNVVEALSHSCNVFFYNLGKALGVEQIYKYGLYFGLGSLTGIDLPQEAKGTLPNALWKRLHVKAPWYEGDTINYSIGQGYLEVTPIQMLKAITIVANNGFYHQPFIVDSIGGIKVTRRKEHNTIFKPESLQMIRRGLYKCINDRTGTGQNAAVEAMAVSGKTGTAQSGPLRPCHAWFVGYCPSEEPIVSMVVCVEHGGKGGEDAASIARLITTYIKENGIIGP, translated from the coding sequence ATGTTAAATAACAGAATCAGACTGATAAAAATCTTTGTTTTCTTATCGTTCGCGTCTTTATTAGCGGCGCTTTTTTATTTCCAGATAATAAGGTATAGCCACTTTAAGTCGTTGAGCCTGAAAAATTCCGTGCGCACAATACCCCTTAAGGCGTCAAGGGGTTCTATCTGTGACAGAAAAGGCTTGATACTGGCAAAGGACGATATATCGTTTAACCTGGTGCTTATCCCGCAGGAAATACCCAACCTGGATAACGTAATAGGCAGGCTCGCTGTTATCACCGGAAAACCCGCCCCGGAATTAAAGGCAAGGTATAAGAAGAATTATAAACTGCCGTTCGTGCCTTCTGATATTATAACCGATATTCCGCCGGAGAGGGCATTTGCGATAGAGGAAAGGCTTATTGATGTGCCCGGCGCTTTTATATGGGCTGTGCCCAAAAGATGGTATCCTAACGGCAAGATAGGTTCTCATGTGATCGGGTATATCGGCAAGATAGGGGATACGGAGTTTAAAAGGCTTAAAGATTACGGTTATACCACCCGCGATCTTGTAGGTAAAAGCGGAGTGGAGCAGTATTATGACGCGTATCTGAAAGGCGATGACGGCGGCATGCAGATAGAAGTGGATTCGCGTTCCAGAGAGGTGTCAAGAATAGGTTTTAAGGAACCCATAAAGGGCAAGGATATTGTTTTAAGCCTGGATTTAGGTTTGCAGAGATTTATGAATTCGGTTTTTGAAGAAAAAAAAGGGGCCTGTATTGTTATGGAGGCAAAGACAGGCGCTATATTAGGCCTTGTCAGCAGTCCGGAATTTGACCCTAATATTTTTGTTTCAGGGAAAAGCCATGACAGGGTCAGGGTCTTAAACGACAAAGGGCACCCCTTATTAAACCGCGCGATAACAGGCAGTTATCCCCCGGGGTCTACTTTTAAGATAATTGTAGCCGCCGCGGGTATTGTTACGGGCGCTGTAAAAGAAAAGACAAGTTTTTTTTGCGACGGCATTTTTGAACTCGGCAATACCAGTTTCCGTTGCTGGAAAGAGGCAGGGCATGGATACCAGAATGTGGTGGAGGCCTTGTCACATTCCTGCAATGTATTTTTTTATAATCTTGGCAAAGCGCTTGGCGTGGAACAGATATATAAATACGGTTTATATTTTGGGCTCGGCAGTCTGACCGGTATAGACCTGCCGCAGGAAGCAAAAGGCACTTTGCCGAATGCTTTATGGAAACGCCTGCATGTCAAGGCGCCATGGTATGAAGGAGACACGATTAATTATTCTATAGGCCAGGGCTATCTTGAAGTGACACCCATACAGATGTTGAAGGCCATAACAATAGTCGCCAATAACGGTTTTTACCACCAGCCTTTTATTGTGGACAGCATAGGCGGGATCAAGGTTACGCGCAGAAAAGAGCATAATACTATATTTAAGCCGGAGTCCTTGCAGATGATCAGGCGCGGGCTTTATAAATGCATAAACGACCGGACAGGAACAGGCCAGAATGCCGCGGTAGAGGCAATGGCTGTCTCGGGTAAAACCGGGACAGCCCAGTCCGGGCCTTTGAGGCCCTGCCACGCGTGGTTTGTCGGTTATTGCCCGTCGGAAGAGCCCATAGTAAGCATGGTTGTTTGTGTTGAGCATGGAGGCAAAGGCGGAGAAGACGCCGCCTCTATAGCCAGGCTTATAACCACATATATAAAAGAAAACGGGATAATCGGCCCCTGA
- a CDS encoding prolipoprotein diacylglyceryl transferase translates to MYPILLRIGPVRIYSYGVMLALAFSVCLFLALKRCGLFGIRQDIFSNLVLVLLFSGIIGARLLYVFSEIDFFSQNPVEIFMINRGGLVFYGAFIFAPLFGILYAKKSRISVADAADLLAPFIALGHSIGRIGCFLNGCCYGRPTDLMIGVCFPSSHVKVYPVQIFSSIGLFFIFIALSRIQQNRAFKGQVIAWYLILYGLFRFAIEFFRGDLPQLFFGLSLTRIISIAFVLTGLLIIYFSRGHEQSIT, encoded by the coding sequence ATGTACCCAATACTATTGAGAATAGGGCCTGTAAGAATATACTCTTATGGCGTTATGCTCGCTTTGGCTTTCTCTGTTTGCCTTTTTTTGGCTTTGAAGCGCTGTGGTTTGTTCGGTATCAGGCAGGATATCTTCAGCAATCTTGTGCTCGTATTGCTCTTTTCCGGAATTATCGGCGCAAGGCTCCTTTATGTCTTTTCAGAAATTGATTTTTTTTCCCAAAACCCTGTGGAGATATTTATGATAAACAGGGGAGGGCTTGTTTTTTACGGAGCGTTCATATTCGCTCCTTTATTCGGTATTCTCTATGCCAAAAAGTCGCGCATATCTGTGGCGGATGCCGCTGACCTCCTGGCCCCTTTTATAGCCTTGGGCCACTCCATAGGAAGGATAGGTTGTTTTTTAAACGGCTGTTGTTATGGCAGGCCGACGGATTTGATGATAGGCGTTTGTTTCCCATCAAGCCATGTCAAGGTATATCCTGTTCAGATATTTTCATCAATCGGGCTCTTCTTTATTTTTATTGCCCTTTCGCGTATACAGCAAAATCGCGCCTTCAAGGGCCAGGTCATAGCGTGGTATCTTATACTCTATGGGTTATTCAGATTTGCCATAGAGTTTTTTCGCGGCGATCTGCCGCAACTGTTTTTCGGATTAAGTCTTACCCGGATAATCAGTATAGCATTTGTCTTGACCGGTCTTTTGATAATTTATTTTTCCCGCGGCCATGAACAATCAATCACTTAA
- a CDS encoding rod shape-determining protein codes for MFSNDIGIDLGTANTLVYVKGQGIVLCEPSVVAIQKGTSRVLAVGAEAKRMLGRTPGNIVAVRPMKDGVIADFEMTESMIRYFIKRVHNRRVFVRPRIVIGIPSGITEVEKRAVRDSAERAGAREVYMVEEPMAAAIGVGMPIAEPGGNMIIDIGGGTTEIAVVSLAGIVFSRSIRIGGDEMDQAIIEYLKKTYNLMIGERTAEDIKIKIGSAYPIDEELKMDVKGRDLIAGLPKMITVTSEEIREALSEPIHQIVESARIALERTPPELSADLIERGIMLAGGGALLKGLDKMIGDETGLPVHIAEDPLTAVALGTGNVLNELKYLKRVVVSQKPEYRT; via the coding sequence ATGTTTTCCAATGATATAGGCATAGACCTTGGGACCGCCAATACATTGGTATATGTCAAAGGCCAGGGTATAGTTCTCTGCGAGCCTTCTGTTGTGGCAATACAGAAAGGGACATCCAGGGTATTGGCTGTCGGGGCAGAAGCCAAACGCATGCTTGGAAGAACACCGGGCAATATAGTGGCTGTTCGGCCGATGAAAGACGGTGTTATCGCGGATTTTGAAATGACCGAGTCAATGATACGTTATTTCATTAAGAGGGTCCATAATAGGCGTGTCTTTGTAAGGCCCCGTATAGTTATAGGTATACCGTCTGGCATAACCGAGGTGGAAAAGAGGGCGGTGAGGGATTCGGCAGAACGCGCCGGAGCAAGAGAAGTGTATATGGTTGAAGAGCCTATGGCCGCGGCCATAGGCGTAGGCATGCCTATTGCCGAACCGGGCGGAAACATGATAATTGATATTGGCGGCGGAACGACAGAGATCGCCGTTGTATCTCTTGCCGGTATAGTGTTTTCCAGGTCTATAAGGATAGGCGGCGATGAGATGGACCAGGCTATTATAGAATATCTTAAGAAGACCTATAATTTGATGATCGGTGAAAGGACCGCGGAAGACATCAAGATAAAGATAGGTTCGGCTTATCCTATTGACGAAGAATTGAAAATGGATGTCAAAGGCCGCGATCTTATAGCAGGCCTTCCGAAAATGATAACGGTTACTTCCGAAGAGATACGGGAAGCGCTTTCAGAACCGATACACCAGATAGTTGAATCCGCCAGAATAGCCCTTGAGAGAACTCCTCCGGAACTTTCAGCGGACCTTATAGAACGGGGTATAATGCTTGCCGGAGGCGGAGCTTTACTGAAAGGCCTTGATAAGATGATCGGCGATGAGACAGGACTGCCTGTCCATATAGCTGAAGACCCTTTGACGGCAGTAGCGCTTGGTACCGGTAATGTTTTGAATGAATTAAAATATCTTAAACGTGTTGTTGTTTCTCAAAAACCCGAATACCGCACTTAG
- the mreD gene encoding rod shape-determining protein MreD, translated as MHRIGYKPLIFMIIAAGLAQASSFDYIIFSGAKPDILLILIIFASLLLEGRDVIKCAVIAGIFKDMSSSLIAGSHVAAFILLALVLNTQKKKFYSQKPLVQIGLSFVSYIFMDTCVFILNAIAYRRSGVLCFPVMPILKAAAYTCIVSPVVFVVASKVLRIDLSRAY; from the coding sequence ATGCATAGAATAGGATATAAGCCGCTGATTTTTATGATTATAGCGGCAGGGCTGGCACAGGCGTCGTCTTTTGATTATATAATATTTTCCGGGGCGAAGCCTGATATCCTGCTTATTTTAATCATATTTGCCTCATTATTGCTTGAAGGCCGTGATGTTATAAAATGCGCCGTAATAGCGGGCATATTTAAGGATATGAGCTCATCATTAATTGCCGGCAGTCATGTGGCCGCGTTTATTCTTCTCGCGCTGGTTTTAAACACCCAGAAAAAAAAGTTTTACAGTCAAAAACCCCTGGTGCAGATAGGCTTAAGTTTTGTATCGTATATTTTCATGGATACCTGTGTTTTTATCCTAAACGCCATAGCGTATAGGCGTTCAGGCGTTCTTTGTTTTCCGGTTATGCCTATTTTGAAGGCGGCGGCGTATACCTGTATTGTATCGCCTGTAGTATTTGTTGTTGCCTCAAAGGTCCTGCGAATTGACCTCTCCAGGGCCTATTGA